In Balneola sp., one genomic interval encodes:
- a CDS encoding serine dehydratase, whose product MHSVLTPPSFSDIQKAHSRIQKYINRTPVLTSTQVNEKVGGDIFFKCENFQKVGAFKFRGGSNAIFSLSDEEASKGVATHSSGNHAQAVALAAKLRGIPAYVVMPENAPKVKVKAVKGYGAEVTFCESTLESRETTLEKVVEKTGATFIHPYNDARIIAGQGTAAIELLEDYPDLDIIMAPVGGGGLLSGTALAAKSVKPEIKVIGAEPANADDAYRSFKKGELIPVKNPDTIADGLRTSLGELPFTLIQKYVDDIVTVSEGSIIEAMRYIWERMNMIIESSCAVPVAAVFDGKIDVKGKKVGIIITGGNVDFDNLPF is encoded by the coding sequence ATGCATTCTGTATTAACACCTCCCTCCTTTTCCGATATTCAGAAAGCTCATTCCAGAATTCAGAAATACATTAACCGTACTCCTGTTTTGACAAGCACTCAGGTAAATGAAAAAGTGGGCGGTGATATATTCTTTAAGTGTGAGAATTTTCAGAAAGTGGGAGCCTTTAAATTCCGTGGTGGCTCTAATGCTATTTTTTCTTTGTCGGATGAAGAAGCATCAAAAGGAGTTGCTACCCATTCCTCTGGTAACCATGCCCAGGCAGTTGCATTGGCTGCAAAATTAAGAGGTATTCCGGCTTATGTAGTCATGCCTGAAAATGCTCCTAAAGTTAAAGTAAAAGCTGTAAAAGGCTATGGAGCCGAAGTCACCTTTTGTGAATCAACACTTGAATCCCGGGAGACAACTTTAGAAAAAGTGGTTGAGAAAACCGGAGCTACTTTTATTCATCCCTATAATGATGCCCGAATTATTGCAGGACAAGGAACTGCTGCCATTGAACTGCTGGAAGATTATCCCGATTTAGATATCATCATGGCGCCGGTGGGTGGTGGGGGATTATTAAGTGGAACGGCTTTGGCGGCAAAATCCGTAAAACCGGAAATAAAAGTAATTGGAGCTGAGCCTGCTAACGCTGATGATGCTTACCGGTCATTTAAGAAAGGCGAGCTCATACCAGTCAAGAACCCGGACACCATTGCAGATGGACTCCGTACTTCACTTGGAGAACTTCCCTTCACCCTCATCCAGAAATACGTGGATGATATTGTCACCGTTTCTGAGGGTTCTATCATTGAAGCCATGCGTTACATTTGGGAACGTATGAATATGATTATCGAGTCTTCATGCGCAGTTCCCGTTGCGGCTGTATTTGATGGAAAGATAGATGTAAAAGGCAAAAAAGTCGGTATCATTATAACCGGTGGGAATGTAGATTTTGATAATCTGCCTTTTTGA
- a CDS encoding amidohydrolase — MKIINALLLILTFATFTVQAQMSDAPDRTDGEGPYERLIIRGVNLIDGTGSPATGPVDIVVEGNKIASIQTVGYPNLPINENRRPKADENTQVIDAEGMYLLPGFFDMHAHTGGGAQGTTPEYVYKLWLAHGITSIREPGSFNGMDWTLRHKKMSANNEITAPRISAWIGFGMDHDGPITTPEQARKWVQMIHKKGADGIKFFGAQPAIYAAAIDEANKLGIGTMTHHAQTRVVYNDALKSAQLGLTSLTHWYGLPESMFEDRIIQDYPLDYNYNDEQHRFEEAGNLWKQAADPGSEKWEAVMDEMLELDFTLNPTFTIYEANRDLSAQRRAEWHEKYTIPSLWEFYAPSRISHGSYWIEWGTEQEIAWKENFDLWMQFINEYKNKGGRVTLGSDAGYIYKLYGFGYIQEMELFREAGFHPLEIFQSASLKGAEVLGVDDQLGTIEIGKLADMVIVDANPMKNLKVLYGTGAIYVNEDNQPVRRGGVRYTIKDGIVYDAKELLKDVAEMVEAAKAEEDFKITQPGLDY, encoded by the coding sequence ATGAAAATTATTAACGCTCTTTTATTAATCCTCACCTTTGCAACCTTCACGGTACAGGCTCAAATGTCTGACGCACCAGATCGTACGGATGGCGAAGGACCCTACGAACGTTTAATTATTCGTGGTGTGAATTTGATTGATGGTACCGGATCCCCGGCAACCGGTCCGGTCGATATTGTGGTTGAGGGAAACAAAATTGCATCCATTCAAACCGTTGGATATCCAAATTTACCCATCAATGAAAACCGCCGTCCCAAAGCGGATGAGAATACTCAGGTAATTGATGCTGAAGGCATGTATCTCCTCCCCGGCTTTTTTGATATGCATGCACATACCGGTGGCGGTGCTCAGGGTACAACCCCTGAATATGTATATAAACTATGGCTTGCCCATGGAATAACTTCTATTCGGGAACCCGGTTCTTTTAATGGGATGGATTGGACACTTCGCCACAAGAAGATGAGTGCAAATAATGAAATTACTGCTCCTCGTATTTCAGCTTGGATTGGTTTTGGAATGGATCACGACGGACCAATTACAACTCCTGAGCAAGCACGAAAATGGGTTCAGATGATTCACAAAAAAGGAGCTGATGGAATTAAATTTTTCGGAGCCCAGCCCGCTATTTACGCCGCAGCAATTGATGAAGCCAACAAACTCGGCATTGGCACTATGACTCATCACGCCCAAACCCGGGTAGTTTATAATGATGCATTGAAATCAGCCCAGCTTGGCCTTACCTCTTTGACCCACTGGTATGGGTTACCGGAGTCTATGTTCGAAGATCGTATCATACAGGATTATCCTTTAGACTATAATTATAACGATGAACAACATCGTTTTGAAGAAGCTGGAAACTTATGGAAACAAGCTGCTGATCCCGGTTCAGAGAAATGGGAAGCAGTGATGGATGAGATGCTTGAACTTGACTTCACGCTGAACCCCACCTTCACTATTTATGAAGCCAACAGAGACTTAAGTGCTCAGCGCCGAGCTGAATGGCATGAGAAATATACCATCCCTTCTCTTTGGGAATTTTACGCTCCCAGCCGGATTTCACATGGTTCGTACTGGATTGAATGGGGAACGGAGCAGGAAATTGCGTGGAAAGAAAATTTCGACCTTTGGATGCAGTTCATCAACGAGTATAAGAATAAAGGCGGGCGTGTAACGCTCGGTTCTGATGCCGGCTATATCTATAAACTGTACGGGTTCGGATATATTCAGGAAATGGAATTGTTCCGTGAAGCCGGATTTCATCCTTTAGAAATATTTCAGTCTGCCTCTTTAAAGGGAGCCGAAGTTTTAGGAGTGGATGATCAGTTGGGTACCATCGAGATTGGAAAACTTGCAGACATGGTTATAGTAGATGCCAATCCAATGAAAAACCTAAAAGTACTCTACGGCACCGGAGCTATTTACGTGAATGAAGATAATCAGCCGGTTCGAAGAGGCGGTGTACGCTATACTATCAAAGATGGAATTGTATATGATGCAAAAGAATTACTGAAAGACGTTGCTGAAATGGTAGAAGCCGCTAAAGCTGAAGAAGACTTTAAAATCACCCAGCCCGGGCTAGACTACTAA
- a CDS encoding methyltransferase, producing the protein MTYVSFLESPIGVLRILSNGDGITEIKFMDFDGPEDPDVHTESAKTQLREYFEENRSAFQLELQPQGTEFEQQVWNQLLEIPQGSTTSYGKIAKKLGDEKASQAVGKANGKNPIAIVIPCHRVIGADDKLTGYAGGLERKEWLLKHEGSLLI; encoded by the coding sequence GTGACTTACGTTAGCTTTTTAGAATCTCCAATTGGAGTACTTCGAATTCTCTCTAATGGAGATGGAATTACCGAAATTAAATTCATGGATTTTGACGGGCCTGAAGATCCTGATGTTCATACCGAATCTGCCAAAACTCAGCTTCGGGAATATTTTGAAGAAAACCGATCAGCTTTTCAACTTGAGCTCCAGCCTCAGGGGACTGAATTTGAACAACAGGTTTGGAACCAATTGCTGGAAATCCCCCAAGGCAGCACTACCTCCTATGGAAAAATAGCCAAGAAGCTTGGTGATGAAAAAGCATCACAAGCAGTAGGGAAAGCCAATGGGAAAAATCCTATCGCTATTGTTATCCCATGCCATCGCGTAATTGGAGCAGATGATAAACTGACTGGCTATGCCGGTGGACTTGAACGCAAAGAATGGCTTCTTAAACACGAAGGCTCTTTACTAATCTAA
- a CDS encoding TonB-dependent receptor — MHILISLLLLTGGFLSGSSPAEDSFLLSGTITDSETNDPISFAYVHVEELNRTSVADAAGKYEIKNMPEGNFTLSVHRIGYRTQTQEVSIEESDKIVNIKLRPTVLGSQSVDVVGKEEVLEGSTLEHASKKVFGSDLRRNLGNTLSQTLSNLAGFDERKMGSAPGRPVIRGLGDERVLILQDGIRSGDVSAQSSDHAVTIDPISAQEVEIARGPQALAYGANAIGGVINVVRNQIETTVPSKFTGSFTLNGESVSSGVSGALDATIPYKDFALSLNLNGRLAGDVGTPLGEIDNTYYRSTNDALGLSWVKSWGYLGAAFSTYINNYGIPPDPNGHPNGVDIEMKKFQYDVKSEILVRNDFIDVLEADFSIKNYTHKEIESNGSLGTQFGLVTTNAEVKASHNSLGFLDKGSFGVWGELEDYAVIGASTPDANSYKIGTYLIEEKDIDRLHLEAGLRFDWVLNKPVENDPTSSIGNIRERSFPALSSSFAAIYSLGKGFSAGTSLLHSFRAPSLEELYSEGPHLASYSFEVGNPDLDPERGLAKELFLRYQSEKATAETALFHNGFDNYLYARDTGQRNNSRPDLNNYQFVGTEAILYGAEFSGELQFLTNFVIDLSMSYTIAERKVSEQEQANTGINSDTRPLPQIPPFKTKTSLKYSKGGFEIGSRVRFSGKQDRTGEFETPTESYTLVDAFSQYRLEGKSLLHTFSLNVNNLLNQEYYDHLSRIKDLRPQPGINVSLLYRVYF, encoded by the coding sequence GTGCATATATTAATCTCATTACTGTTACTCACAGGGGGTTTCCTTTCAGGAAGCTCTCCTGCTGAGGACAGTTTTTTATTATCCGGAACAATTACTGATTCCGAAACCAACGATCCAATCTCATTTGCCTACGTTCACGTTGAAGAACTGAATCGGACTTCTGTTGCAGATGCTGCAGGTAAATATGAAATCAAAAATATGCCGGAAGGCAACTTCACGCTTTCAGTGCACCGTATCGGATATCGGACTCAAACACAAGAAGTTAGCATTGAAGAATCCGATAAAATTGTAAATATAAAACTACGCCCTACTGTTCTTGGATCTCAATCTGTAGATGTTGTAGGCAAAGAAGAGGTTTTAGAAGGTTCAACTCTGGAGCATGCCTCAAAAAAAGTTTTTGGCTCAGACCTTAGAAGAAACCTTGGTAATACACTCTCACAGACACTATCTAATTTAGCTGGATTTGACGAACGTAAAATGGGCTCCGCACCGGGAAGACCCGTTATAAGAGGTTTGGGAGATGAACGGGTTTTGATTTTACAGGATGGTATTCGTTCAGGTGACGTTTCCGCTCAGTCATCCGACCATGCCGTAACTATTGATCCCATATCAGCTCAGGAAGTAGAAATAGCAAGAGGGCCACAAGCTCTTGCATACGGAGCAAATGCCATTGGTGGGGTAATCAATGTGGTTCGTAATCAAATTGAAACTACGGTTCCCTCAAAATTTACAGGGAGCTTTACACTCAACGGTGAGTCTGTAAGCAGCGGTGTCTCAGGAGCTTTAGATGCCACCATTCCATATAAAGATTTTGCGCTCAGCTTAAACTTAAATGGCCGCCTGGCTGGAGATGTCGGTACGCCTTTAGGTGAAATCGACAATACTTATTATAGATCAACAAATGATGCTTTAGGCTTGAGTTGGGTGAAAAGTTGGGGTTACCTGGGAGCTGCTTTTAGCACCTACATCAATAATTATGGAATTCCACCGGATCCAAACGGACATCCAAATGGAGTGGATATTGAAATGAAAAAGTTCCAGTACGATGTTAAGTCAGAAATTTTAGTTCGCAATGATTTTATTGATGTATTGGAAGCCGATTTTTCCATTAAGAATTACACCCATAAAGAAATTGAATCGAACGGTTCTTTAGGCACTCAATTTGGTTTGGTAACCACTAATGCTGAAGTAAAAGCATCTCATAATTCACTTGGGTTTTTAGATAAAGGTAGTTTTGGAGTATGGGGAGAATTGGAAGATTACGCAGTAATTGGTGCAAGCACTCCCGATGCAAACAGCTACAAAATTGGAACCTACCTTATAGAAGAGAAAGATATTGATCGGCTCCACCTTGAAGCAGGTCTGCGATTCGACTGGGTATTAAATAAACCGGTCGAAAATGATCCTACATCCTCTATTGGTAATATACGGGAAAGGTCATTCCCAGCCCTTTCAAGTTCCTTTGCTGCCATTTACTCGTTAGGAAAAGGGTTTTCGGCAGGTACCAGTTTATTACACTCTTTCCGTGCACCTTCTCTCGAAGAGTTGTATTCGGAAGGTCCACATTTGGCTTCTTATTCCTTTGAAGTCGGGAATCCTGATCTTGATCCTGAACGTGGTTTGGCTAAAGAGCTTTTCCTCAGGTATCAGTCCGAGAAAGCCACAGCAGAAACGGCCCTTTTTCACAACGGATTTGACAACTACTTATATGCGAGAGATACAGGCCAACGAAATAACAGCAGACCTGATTTAAATAATTACCAGTTCGTAGGAACTGAGGCTATACTTTATGGGGCTGAATTTTCCGGTGAACTTCAGTTTTTAACCAACTTTGTTATTGATTTATCCATGAGCTACACGATAGCCGAGCGAAAAGTATCTGAGCAAGAACAAGCTAATACAGGCATTAATAGCGACACGCGCCCCCTCCCTCAAATCCCACCGTTCAAGACCAAAACATCACTGAAATATTCTAAGGGCGGTTTTGAGATTGGCAGTAGAGTTCGGTTTTCAGGGAAACAAGACCGCACCGGTGAATTCGAAACCCCGACTGAAAGCTACACTTTGGTGGATGCTTTTTCACAATATCGGTTAGAAGGAAAAAGCCTGCTTCATACCTTTTCACTGAATGTTAATAACCTGCTCAATCAGGAATATTACGACCACCTCTCTCGCATTAAAGATTTACGACCTCAACCGGGCATAAACGTGAGCTTACTCTACCGGGTTTACTTCTAA